The following is a genomic window from Chania multitudinisentens RB-25.
AACTCCATAATCCTTTTGGAATAAAATATCTTTTTTATTTAAATATTCTTCCGATAAGTTTTTAAGGAGATTAGATATATAAATCCTTCTAGATCTAAGTTCTATTTTCTTTTGGCAAACGTTTATGAAGCTTGATAATAAATTGGCTTTCTTTCTCTCAAGTGAAGGATGCCTTAACCATTCCCATTCTGGAGTATCTTGTTGCTTAGGATATCTACGAATTATTACACTATCATTAGCGCTCTTTAATATATCTGGTTTTTTATCAGAAATAGAGTATATTATCCATATTACATACTCTACTTCACCATTAATAATAGAACCTTTTAATATAATGAAGTCTTGCTCCTTTTTGATAATGCTAATTTTATCCAGAACTTTAGTTTTCTTAGTGTATACTAGTACCGTCTCAGTGAACTTCTCGTTGCCATGACTATAAACTAGCTCATGAGTAATACTAGGTAAAAACACTTTCTTTGATGTTATCAATTTATGAATCGAAGCTTCAACTTTCTTTACTCTTTTTTTCTTTAGTTCGTTTTCTTCACGTGCGAGATTCTTTTCATAATTAAATATTTCGTTCTCTTTTTCTTGATAAAAAAACCACTCCAATGGTATTTCGTTAGATTTTAGGCGATCTATCCACTCATTCAACTCACGATTCTCCGATTGATTAAATGTTAATTCAACAGAGTTGATCTTATTTTCTTTATAAAAATCTATTTTTCCTAACTCACACTTGTGAGTTACACATATCTCAATGAAATATTGTTCAGCATCTGTGTTAACGATAATGTCAGCTATGTATTTCCCAACACTTTTTTCTATTTGTGAAGATTTTATGAATACTTTTTTGTTTTTTGTTCTTAACATCTTTCCTTTATATTCAAAATACACAGATGGGATTGTTATTTCTTTTAAACTAAGAAAATAGTATTGCACAGCCAAATGAAGTTGTGTCATTAAACAAGAACGACTTTCTTCAATATTTGCATGTGCGAAGTGATGTTTTTTTTGTTTACCACCATTTTTAGCTATCAATTCGTCGTTACAAGCTTTACAGATACAATTACATTTTATTCCATTAGGAACCTCGTCAATATGTACAATTTTTGTTGAGTCTTTATCAATAGCGTATTCTAAAAGCAAAATATAGCTCCTAATTTCCTTCGCCAATGGTGAACATAATAAATCCAAGGTAGATAGATTGCAATTGAACACAAAGAATCAATATGTCTACAGCCGATGAATAACCGAGGTACTTTTTGGTCGGGAACGAACGAGCCGGCAAGCATATTCTCAGCCATACCTCCCCTGACCTTAGTGGAAATACAAACCATAATAGTAAACATTTCTGTTTTACCCGATTGTAATTAAGTAACTTTCACCCAAAATAAAGCCATCTAGATCTCTTGATGGCCATGATGTTATTTAAGCCCCACACCCAAACTCCCCTTACACCACACTTCCGCCCTGCTCCAAGCTCTTCATGTAATCCGCATACCACTGCATCATCTCCCGCCTGCCGTCCAGATACTGCGCATGGTTGTAGGCTCCACGAATCGCGTTCTTATCCACATGGGCAAGCTGCGTCTCAATCCAAGCCGAGTTATAGCCCTGCTCATGCAAGATCGTACTCATCGTGTGGCGGAAACCGTGGCCAGTCAGCCTTCCCTTGTAGCCGAGCAGCTCAATCACCTGGTTAACACTTTCCTTTGAAATCGGCTTCGTTCGGTCATTTCTTCCAATGAACACCAATGGATACGCACCTGTAATAGGCTTCAGTGACAAGAACAAATTCATTACCTGCTCAGACAACGGAACGATGTGAGGTCGCTTCATCTTCATCACTTCAGGGGGTATCTCCCAAAGCCGTTTCTCGAAGTCGATATCCTGCCAACGAGCAAAACGAAGCTCCTGGGTACGAACCGCTGTCAGCATGATGATTTGCGTTGCGGTTTTGGTGATGATGCTGCCGGTATAGCCTGCAAGATCTCGCAAGAAGTAAGGCAGCTCTTCAACGCTAAGAAAAGGGAAATGTGTCTTTGTCGGCGTAGCCAAAGCTGTTGCCAAGTCAGCGGCTGGATTATATTCCGCACGCCCGGTAACAATGGCATAGCGGAAAACCTCCACGCAGCGCTGCCGCACCTTGCGCATTTTCTCTAACGCCTTACGCTTCTCCATCAACTGTAACGCTTGCAACACCTCCATCGGCTTGATTTCGGCAATAGCGCGTTTGCCAATATATGGGAAAACATCCTTCTCGAAGGTATCGATGATTTCCTCGCGGTAGCGTAACGACCAACGGTCGGCCCTATTCTGATGCCACTCACGTGCGATAGCTTCGAAGGTGTTTTCGATAGAAAGCTTTTGCGACAGCTTTTCGGCCTTCTTCACTTCCCCAGGGTCGCCACCAGAGGCTAACGTTTTACGAGCCTCATCTCTTCTCTTACGCGCATCGGCCAGTGAGGTATCGGGATACACCCCGATAGAAAGCAGCTTTTCTTTTCCAGCAATGCGGTACTTCAAGCGCCAGTATTTTGAGCCATTGGGTTTGACCAGCAGGAACATGCCACCACCGTCAGTCAACTTGTAGGCTTTTTCCATCGGCTTGGCTGTTTTCACTTTTATGTCCGTTAGTGGCATAGCATCTCCATTGATAAATATGGGCAGTGGCCTCAGCACGGCACTGCCAAACCAGATAGAAAGGGGTACAGCATGGCTGTGGGGGTACCAAAAAATAGCATACATTTTTTAACCCCCATAAGTACCCCCACATATCACTTGATGTGGGTTGAACCCGGTTGAACTGTACAGACAGAATTGTGGCTTAAAGCCAGTATACACGGGGTGTTAGTTGAATTCAGGAGAGTTCAGAATACATCGAATGGCGGAAGATCACAGGAGTCGAACCTGCCCAGGACCGCTGGCGGCCCCAACTGGATTTGAAGTCCAGCCGCCCCACCGGGGACGAGGATCTTCCTCTGGGAATCGGAAGCAAGTGGCAGATTATAGCGCGAATCCTCCCCGGCGCTAAGGGGGAAAACATGTTTCCGCGATCCTCTTCTTACACTTTATCTCCCGGCCAAAATTTCCCCTTTTTCTCTGCTATCCTAATCCTGCCCGGGTTCATTAACCCGTACATTGCTGGAGATGCTATGACCAAGAAAGTTGCCGTCCTGTTGACCGAAGGATTTGAAGAAGCTGAGGCGGTTATCGTGATCGACGTGTTGCGTCGTCTGAGAATTGATGTGGAACTGCTGTCCTGCCAGGATCGGCTGGAACTCCGCAGCTACAATAAGATGCGTATGTTCGCCGATGCTCTGCTAGAACGCCGTATGGATGTCCTGTATGACGCCGTGGTGATCCCCGGTGGGCCGCAGGCGACTGCCAACATGGCGGATAATTCGATGGCCGTGGAGTTTATCCGCCGTCACGATCAGGCTACCAAGCTGATTTGCCCACTGTGCTCCGCTGCCGCTCGCGTGCTCGCCGTCAACCGGTTGCTGCAAGGCCGCCGTTATGTTTGTTCCGGTGAACTACATCGCGGTGTGGTAGATGGTACTTATGTGGCTGAAAAAGTGGTTGAAGACGGTAATCTGATCAGTGGCAAAGGGCCAGGGGCTGCGTTTGATTTTGCCTTCACCGTTGCCTATCGACTCACTGGTGACTATGCTGCCACGCAAGAACAGGCAGAACATATCTATCACGAAAACTGGCAAGTGCCACAAGCAGTACCTGCATAAACATTGCTGCTAACTAGGCGCGGCGCAGCTAGCGCTTTCTGGCCTGACGCCGGAAACGAAGACTGATACCGCGCTTTCTGTTTTATCGGTTTATCCCCCCCTCTCCGTTAAATACCTACGCACAAAGCACAGTCCTGTAAGAAAAAATAAAGCACCGACAATGCGATGCTTTATATCTCACCACCTGCACTAATGCGGCGTTTTACCGGGTTGACAGGCGTTCACCGATGCGGCTGGCGTAGTTCATCACATGGAAGGTGTAATTCTCTTCAACCGTGCCCTGGAACAGATGCGCCCAAGGACCAATCGCGTAGATGCCCAAATCCTCACCGCCATGGGTTTCACTCTTCAGCGGCACCAGCGCGGGTTGGATAAAGTCAGGCGCTTTGGCCTGATCCATAGTGAGAGCGGGGCGTTCCAGCAAGGGGATCGTGCCACCAGGGCCATTAGCAAAACCGATGGTGGTATAGGGTTTACCGTCGCTGCCTAACTGAGTTTTACCCTCAACGTTAACGGAAATACCAAGGATTGGATTACCCCGTTTGGCATAACCGGAAATAGTGAGCGTATGACTGTGGTCACCAGTGACCACCACCAGCGTTTCGTCAAGATTGACCTTATTAAGGATAGTTTTCACCGCGTCATTAAGGGCCACGGCATCCGTCAGGGTACGATAGGCATTACCATCATGGCTACCATGATCAATGCGCCCGCCTTCCACCAGCAACAGGTAACCTTCGGGGTTTTTAGCCAGAATATCAATGGCTTTCCCTGTCATTTCCGCCAACGAGGGTTCACCTGCCGCATCCCTCGGCCGATCATGTTCGAACTGCATATGTGAAGGTTCAAACAAGGCCAGTAAATGATCAACCTTGGCAGGATCAAGCTTATCAAACTGTGCCTGATTCCAGATGTAGCTGCCACGCTCACCATAACGTTTAAGCCAGGCTGCCGTCAGATCGCGGCCATCCTGCCTTTTACCTTTTTTATCGGGATATTCTGGATCAATGACGCTGTCGGGTAAAAAGTTGGCGCGGCCGCCACCCATAGCAACGTTAAGGCCATTGCCGTACTTCATCTCTACCAGTTGGCGAGCAATATCATGGCAGCCTGCCGACAACGCTTCAGCAGGCATTTTGGCATCAGATTCCCAATCACGGTTGGCAATATGGGCGTAAGT
Proteins encoded in this region:
- a CDS encoding tyrosine-type recombinase/integrase, with the protein product MPLTDIKVKTAKPMEKAYKLTDGGGMFLLVKPNGSKYWRLKYRIAGKEKLLSIGVYPDTSLADARKRRDEARKTLASGGDPGEVKKAEKLSQKLSIENTFEAIAREWHQNRADRWSLRYREEIIDTFEKDVFPYIGKRAIAEIKPMEVLQALQLMEKRKALEKMRKVRQRCVEVFRYAIVTGRAEYNPAADLATALATPTKTHFPFLSVEELPYFLRDLAGYTGSIITKTATQIIMLTAVRTQELRFARWQDIDFEKRLWEIPPEVMKMKRPHIVPLSEQVMNLFLSLKPITGAYPLVFIGRNDRTKPISKESVNQVIELLGYKGRLTGHGFRHTMSTILHEQGYNSAWIETQLAHVDKNAIRGAYNHAQYLDGRREMMQWYADYMKSLEQGGSVV
- a CDS encoding alkaline phosphatase: MFKPTMVTRFVLSATLLTGLGTTASAEEKVQLVQQDNPYFKQAQGQLRQILAQPRNTNQAKNVILVVGDGMGFSTVTAARIFEGQQRGVDGESNVLAWEAFPYLAAAKTYSDNAQITDSAPSAVAMTTGVKTINDLMGLDHTARLNNCEDQKTKAVTTLWEMAASVGMATGAVTTATVTHATPGATYAHIANRDWESDAKMPAEALSAGCHDIARQLVEMKYGNGLNVAMGGGRANFLPDSVIDPEYPDKKGKRQDGRDLTAAWLKRYGERGSYIWNQAQFDKLDPAKVDHLLALFEPSHMQFEHDRPRDAAGEPSLAEMTGKAIDILAKNPEGYLLLVEGGRIDHGSHDGNAYRTLTDAVALNDAVKTILNKVNLDETLVVVTGDHSHTLTISGYAKRGNPILGISVNVEGKTQLGSDGKPYTTIGFANGPGGTIPLLERPALTMDQAKAPDFIQPALVPLKSETHGGEDLGIYAIGPWAHLFQGTVEENYTFHVMNYASRIGERLSTR
- a CDS encoding DJ-1/PfpI family protein, yielding MTKKVAVLLTEGFEEAEAVIVIDVLRRLRIDVELLSCQDRLELRSYNKMRMFADALLERRMDVLYDAVVIPGGPQATANMADNSMAVEFIRRHDQATKLICPLCSAAARVLAVNRLLQGRRYVCSGELHRGVVDGTYVAEKVVEDGNLISGKGPGAAFDFAFTVAYRLTGDYAATQEQAEHIYHENWQVPQAVPA